One segment of Brassica napus cultivar Da-Ae chromosome C3, Da-Ae, whole genome shotgun sequence DNA contains the following:
- the LOC106439767 gene encoding uncharacterized protein LOC106439767: MDWFSWLSKTDLDPTISYEYGLIFAQKKLRSEDIALFNHNFLKRHGINVAEHRQEILKLSKRETETLSYYHRRPASAKLISVLIKATKSIGSRFNKWLFLVGTAVVEPAKEKQSPEPASRGEAFVSGNNKANNEKAEFQVERLPVIRKKRIAKSGPLDLKHRMQEKTKFPANRSMNLSGPLDRSVQERLVLAYRSPVVSGQLDGNLNERLKLSGPLKGRPPSPSVYVEYSKRDDDTRWAALFHNLKPT, translated from the exons ATGGATTGGTTCTCGTGGCTATCAAAAACCGACCTTGACCCGACCATAAGCTACGAGTACGGACTCATCTTCGCCCAGAAGAAGCTCAGGAGTGAAGACATCGCACTTTTCAACCACAATTTTCTCAAGCGACATGGCATTAATGTGGCCGAACACCGCCAAGAGATTCTCAAGCTCTCGAAGAGAGAAACAGAAACACTTAGCTACTATCACCGTCGTCCAGCCTCGGCCAAACTCATCTCTGTCCTCATTAAGGCGACCAAAAGTATTGGTAGCCGCTTTAACAAGTGGCTTTTCCTCGTAGGAACCGCCGTGGTTGAACCGGCGAAGGAGAAGCAGTCGCCAGAACCCGCCAGCCGTGGAGAAGCGTTTGTGAGTG GAAATAATAAAGCTAATAACGAAAAAGCTGAGTTCCAAGTGGAGAGATTGCCtgtgataaggaaaaagaggatCGCCAAATCTGGACCGTTGGATTTAAAACACCGAATGcaagagaaaacaaaatttccaGCTAACCGGAGCATGAACCTATCCGGACCGTTGGATCGAAGTGTCCAAGAAAGACTCGTATTAGCATACAGAAGCCCTGTTGTGTCGGGACAGTTAGATGGAAACTTAAACGAACGGCTGAAATTATCAGGGCCGTTGAAAGGAAGACCACCGAGCCCAAGTGTCTATGTGGAGTACAGTAAAAGAGACGATGACACACGATGGGCTGCTCTGTTTCACAACTTGAAGCCAACATAG